The nucleotide sequence GCGGTCTTGCTTCTGTCAGGGGTTCTCATGAGGTACGTCGACGAGCCACACGTGGCGTCCTTCTTCCTCGGCGTCTCCTGCGCTGTGGTTGTCATCATCGGCGAGGTCGTGTGGAACATGGCCTGCGTCTCGTGCCGAGGTGGATGGAGGAATATCGTCGCCCTCTCGGTCGCCGCTGGCCTGATACTTATAGCGAACGTCCACCCGTTCCTGGCGCTTGTGGCGGCTGTGACCGTCCGGCTGATCGCCGGTGAAAGGGCGTCGGCGTGAGCGTCCTCGTCTCCCTGGCGGCGGTATTCGCCCGTATAGGGCTCGCAGCCTTCGGAGGCGGTCTTGCGACGATCCCCTTCATCCACTTCGAGCTCGTCGCCACAAGGGGATGGCTCACCGAGAGATCCTTCTCGGAGGTGGTCTCACTCGCCCAGATGACACCGGGCCCTCTTGCGTTGAACGCGGCCACCTACGTGGGCTACCGGGTCGCCGGGGTCGCCGGGTCGTTCGTCGCGACTCTCTCCGTGATCCTGGCCCCTCTATCCCTTCTTGTCGCCGTGCTGTTTTTGCTTTCCAGGGCCTCTCGGGAGTGGAGAGGTACGGTCAAACGTCTCCAGAGCGCGCTCAGGCCCGCAGTGTCCGGCATGATGCTGGCTGCCTTCTGGATGATTCTTCGTCCCCTGGGCGACGACTGGAGGCTTCCCTTTCTCGCTGTCTGCCTGTTCCTGGCCAGAGGGGTCGGGGGGGTCTTGGCGGACTACCCGCTTCTTCTGCTGCTGGCGGCTGGAGTGGTCGGGGTTTTGCTTCTGTAGGCACCACTACAGACGAAAGGAGTGATGGACGATGGAGATGAAAATCGCAGTCGTCGACCTGACGGACTCCTCGACGGAGACGATCGTCATAGGCGACGCCCTTTTAAGAAAGTACCTGGGAGGTTCCGGAATTGGCACCTATCTCCTGTTTGAATACGGGTCGCCCCTGTTCGACCCCCTCTCCCCGGACAACCCGTTGATCTTCGTGAACGGCCCCTTCCAGGGGGCGGGCATACCGACCTCCGGACGGCACCACGTCCTGTCCAGATCCCCTCTAACCGGCATATTCGGAGAGTCCGACTGCGGCGGTACCTTCGGTTTTCACATGAGAAGAGCGGGGTTTGGCGGGGTCGTCTTTACGGGCAGGGCCGATTCCCCGGTCTATGCGGCCCTCGTCGACGGGCGGGTCGAAATTCGCGACGCATCCTCCCTGTGGGGACGAGATACATTCGAAACGGAGCGGCTGCTGCAGGAGCTGGAGAGGCCGTCCGGCGTAGCCTGCATTGGCCCTGCGGGCGAGAACGGGGTCCTGTTTGCAAGCGTCATGCACGACGGGGCCAACGCGAGGGCCGCCGGCAGGGGAGGAATGGGGGCCGTGATGGGCTCTAAGAACCTGAAGGCGATAGTGGCCCGGGGGAGCGAGAGGGCGAAGCTGCATAACGAGGGGCGCGTGCGCGAGAGGTCGTCGGCGATGAGCAGGCTCTACATGGAGAAACTTCAGTCGATGACCCGATTCGGTACCGCCGGAGGAGTGGCGCTCGCCGAACGGAACGGAGACCTGCCGATAAAGAACTGGAGCGTGGGCTCGTGGCCTGAAAATGTAATGAGCATCACTGGACAGGCGATGGCCGAGACCATTCTCAAAGGCACCTGGGGTTGCGTGACCTGCCCGATAAGGTGCGGGCGCGACGTAGAGTTCGAAGAGATCAAGGGCTCGGGGCCAGAGTACGAGACTATAGGCATGCTGGGCAGCAACTGCATGGTCGACGACCTTAAGACCATCGGGCGAGCGAACGACATCTGCAACAGGACGGGGATGGACACGATCTCGGCCGGTTCGGCCGTGGCGTTCGCGATGGAGCTGTACGAGAGGGGCATCCTGGGCGAGCGGGACATAGGCTATCCCCTGCGATGGGGTGACGGAAACGCGATGCTGCGCCTGCTGAGCGATATAGCGGAGATGAGGGACATAGGTTCACTGCTCGCGCAGGGAACGAAAAAGGCGGCGGAGCTGATAGGGAACGGGGTGGAGAGGTACGCGATCCACGTCAAGGGCATGGACCTTCCCGCGCACGATCCGCGGTGCTACAAGAGCCTCGCCACGGGATACGCCACCTCCAACAGGGGGGCGTGCCACCTGTCCGGATACACCTACGCCTTCGAGAGGAGCGCGATCTACCCGGACCTCGGCGTAGAAGAGGTCATGGACAGGACGACGGACGAGGGAAAGGGAAGGCTCAACGTCGACTTTCAGAACATGATGGGGGTCCTCGACTCGCTCAAGATGTGCAAGTTTCCCTTCTCGACGACGAGGGTGGACGACATCCTCGAATGGCTCAACGGTATAACGGGGTGGAGCATGACCGCGGAGGAGCTGCTTGAGGCGGGCGAGCGCATCTTCAACCTGAAGAGGGTCTTCAACGTGGCCTGCGGGGTGACAGCGAAGGACGATACATTGCCGGAAAGGATACTGAGAGAGCCGAGAGGAAGCGGAGGCTCCCCGTTCACCCTCCCCGACCTGTCGGCCCAGTTGAGGGAGTACTATTCCGCCAGGGGCTGGACGAAGGACGGAAGCCCCGCGATCGATAGACTGGAGTCGCTGGGACTCGAGGAGTACGTTCCTTGGCTGGACGTACGTAGCTTTGACGATGGAGAATGCATGGACAATGGTCGGGAAATTCAGCCGTAACACGATTTTGCTTTTGGTCGTCTCGTTTTTATTGGCATGGCCGGCCTCCTGGCTGGTCGATATGTACGTGCTGTCCAGGTGGAACACGGATGACTCGGCGATAGTTCTGCTCGAAGAGGTGATGGGCAGAACGACCGAGTACGACGCCCAGGGCGCGGGGGAGTGGAGCACGGAGAGGGTCGGGGTTCGAATAACCTTCAGGAACGGACCTCTTGCCGGCAAGACCGAGACAGTGGATATCATCCAGCTCGCGGACAGTCGGCTTGAACTTGCACCTGGCAGGGAGTACCTGTTTCTGGTGGACGTGTTCGACGACGGCACGTACCAGTGCTCCATAAGCGACAGGTACAGGATACCGGTCGTGGCGGGCTTCATCACCTTCGCCTGCCTGGCCTTCTCAGTGCTGACCGGGATGGCAGGGGTGAAGGCTCTGGCGGGGCTTTTCTGCTCTCTTTTTCTCCTGCTCGGCTGGTTCGTGCCCAAGCTCGCCCACGGCGGCACGCCGGTTCCGTTCGCCATACTGGCCGTCGCGGGAGTCTCCATCCTGACGATAGTCTTCGTGGTCCCGAGGAGGAACCTGTGGCCTATCCCCTTCATCGGCGCCGTGGGGGGCACCGTTGCGGCGTCGATGACCGGTTGGATCATGGTCTCCCTGTGGCAGCTGACCGGCCTTGAGAACGACAGTGCCCTGCTTCTCTTCTCCCTGGTGCCGTGGATGGAGCTTCGGGGCCTTCTTCTCGCGGCCGTCATGGTGGGGGCGATCGGCGCGGTGCTGGACGTGGCGATCTCCGTCACCTCCACGATGGCCGAGCTCTACTCCTACGACCCGGACATAACACTGAGGAGACTCTGGCAGGCGGGAATCAACGTCGGCAGCGACGTGCTGGGAAGCATGATCAACACGCTGATCCTGGCCTACTTGGGCAGCTCCCTACCGTTCGTCGTCCTCATCGTGCTGGAGGGGCCGGACATGACGGCGCTTCTCAACGACCCTCATATCGCGCAGGAGTTTCTGCGAAGCGTGGCGGGGACCGTCGGGCTCCTTCTTACCATTCCAGTGACGGCAACTGCGGGTATATGGTGGATGTCGCGTTTTCCCCCGGTGATTAAACGAACGGTAGACCCCGCCGACGAGAAAATCAGCTGACCGGCGGGACGTAAAGATGATAAAATGAACTTCGGCGTACCGGCTTAAAAACAGTTCTGGAGGTGTTGTAATGAAAAGAGTGGCGATAAACGGACTAGGCAGGATCGGAAGGCTCGCTCTGCGCTGTTACATGGAGAACAAGCCCTCCGATGTAGAGATAGTGGCCCTGAACTCGCGCAGGACGCCCGAGGACATGGCGTACTACATCAAGTACGACTCGGTGCACGGTAGGGCGAAATTCGCGGTGGAGCCGGGGGAGAGCAGCATCAAGCTGGGCGACACGGTCTTCCCGATGCTCAAGGAGGGAGACCCGTCGACGCTCCCGTGGAAGGAACTCGGGGTGGACATAGTGCTCGAGTGCACCGGCGCGTTCAACAAGAGGGAGAAGGCCGCAGCTCACTTGGACTCGGGGGCCAAGAAGGTGCTCGTCAGCGCTCCCGTGAGCGACGCTGACCTGATGGTAGTACTGGGGGTCAACGAGGGCGACTACGATCCCTCGAAGCACTTCGTGATCTCTAATGCCTCTTGCACGACCAATTCGATCGCGCCCGTGACGAAGGTCATCAACGATTCGTTCGGCATCGATTACCTGATGGGAACCACGATACACGCATACACTTCCACCCAGCTTCTCGTCGACGCTCCCAGGGGAGGAGGCAGAAAGGGAAGAGCGGCAGCTGTCTCCTTGGTGCCCGCGACCACCGGGGCGGCGAAGGCCATGATCCCTCTCTTCCCGGAGCTTAACGGGCGCATGGACATGATCGCCGTCCGCGTGCCCGTAGCCAACGGGTCGCTCACCGATGTGGTTGTCAACCTCAAAAAGGAGGCCACGGTGGAGGCGTTGAACTCCGCGCTCAAGACCGCCGCGGACGGCTATCTCAAGGGGATTCTCGAGTACAGCGACGAGGAGCTTGTCTCCGCGGATATAATCGGGAACACCCATTCGGGGATAGTCGATGGACTTTCCACCAAGGTGGTCCAGGGCAAGGTCGCGAAGGTCATGGTCTGGTACGACAACGAGTATGGCTACTCTCAGAGGATGATAGACCTGGCGGAGTACATCGCGCGCAAGGGTTAGGGACGGGCGGGCGTCGGGCGGTGATTTGTCACTCGCCTGCCGCCCGCTTCTTTCTCAAGGATACGAAGGCCTGGACGATCTCCGGGTCATAGGCCGAGCCTGCAAGATCGCAAAGCTCGTCCAGCGCCTCCTGCTCCCCTTTACTTTTCCGGTAGGGACGGTCGGAGACCATGGCGTCGTATGAGTCGACGACCGCGAGAATGCGCGCCTCAAGGCAGATCTCGCCCATTGTCAGCCCGTAAGGGTAGCCGCTGCCGTCGACCCGTTCATGGTGCTGAAGGACGATCTTGGCCAGGGGCCAGGGAAAGTCCAGGGTCGACAGGATGTTATGCCCGTACTCCGGGTGTTTTTTTACGAGCTCGTACTCCGCTTCGGAGAGGAAAGAGGGCTTGCCCAGTATTTCCGCCGGAATGTAAAGCTTCCCGATGTCGTGCACCAACCCCGCGTACCTTACCGCCATCCTTGTCTCCTCGGGTAGGTTCATCTCCACGGCGAGCGACTCCGCAAGCTCGGAGACGTTCTTCTGGTGGCCCGATGTCGAGTCGTCGCGCAGTTCGCTGACCTGGCGGAGGACCGAGATCGCCCCGGAGAACCTGCCGAGGATGATCTCGTGGGCCTTCCGAAGAGCGTCCTCCTCTCTCTTCCTCTCTATCGCTATCGACAGCAGCTCCGAGAACAGCGCCAGCATGGGCTCGTCGGAGGCGTCGTACCAGCGGGGCAGGGGGTCGACCAGGGCGAGGAAGCCCTGGAGATTCCTGTTGAGCAGGAGAGGCATCAGCGCTATGCGTCCGTGCAGACCGTCCCGCTTCAACCTGTGATCCCTTATCGACGGCTCCACCAGCAGGACCGTGGGTAGGGGGTCTTTTTTTAGCAGCGACTTCCAGAAGAAGTCCTCCCCGAAGAGCGGGTCATCTCCGTTCGGGCGTCTCTCCATCCTGCCCTCGGGGAATATCTCGATCTCGGGTACGAGCGCCCCCGTCTCGGACATGACGTAGATCGACGCGAAACGGGCGCCCGACAGGTTTAGAATATCGCCAAGCGCCACCTTCATCGTCTCGCCGAACTCTCCCTCCATGACGAAGCGAGACGAGATGGCCGTCACCTGTTTTTGAAGGGCCGTCCTCCTGCGCAGCATCGCCTGCAGCCTCTTCCTCTCGCTGATGTCCTCGAACAGCGCGCAGTAGACGTCCTCCTCCGAGACAGAGGGAAGGGGGAAGGTAAGGAACGAGACGGGAATGGTACCCCCCTCGCCGTCCGGGACCTTCGTCTCCTTGGACTTGACGGACGTCGCCAGGTTCGTCATAAAGCTCGGGAAGACCTCCTCCTCGGTGAAGACTGTACCTGTTCCAGCAAGAAGGGACATGATGCCCACCTGGGGGATGCCATCGGTAAGACGGAACAGTTCCCTGAAACGGGAGTTGGTCTCCTTGATCTGGCCGAGAATGTCGTAGATGATTATCCCTTGGGGGGAGTTCTCGAAAAGGTTCTTCCAAGACTCCGACTGTCTGAACAGCTCCGACTCGGCGATTTTTCTCGCCTTGATCTTTCTTCTGAGAATGAACGCCGAGCTTCCAAGGATTATAAACAGGAGGATGTTGCCCGCGATGAGGGGCACAAATCTGTTTATCTCCTGGAAGGGATCTCCGTGCAGGATGCTCCCGGGAGGAAGGGATGAGCGTTGAATGCCTAGATTCTTCACCTCCGCGTAGTTGAAGATCAGCCGGTTGTTCGCTCCCCTGGCAAGCGGGATCGTCTCGGTCGCGGTTCCCCCGAGGACTTTGAGTGCTATCTCTCCTGCCATGCGCCCTATTTGGCTGCCCCCTCCGGTCACCGTCCCGAGCACGCCCAGCGCGGCCGTCTCCTCAAGCAGGGAGTAGGTCGACAGTTCGTTCGCGCTTTGAATCGCCTCGACCACCGTGGGCAGAGGGATCAACCTGCCTCCCACGGAGACGGAGAAATTCCCCAGCAAGACCACCGAGTTCGGCGGCAGCTTCGCAAAGGAGTCCATCATTTCCTCTATGCTGAGGCCTATGTAAGGGAATATGCGCTGAGTTGGGAAAGAGAGGGTGATAGCGGCGTCCCTTAGCCTCGCCAGATCCATGAAGCCCCTGGGGGTCCTGTCGACCAGGAGGGCTATCTTCGGTATGTCGCCGTGGAGCCGTATCAACTCCCTGAGCAGGAACAGGGCCGAGTCCTCGCTGAAAACCCCCGTGGCGCGTTCATCGGGAAACCGCCTGATGAGATGTCTGTCGGTGAGGGAGGAGAAGACGATGGGAACATCCGGCAGCGCAGCTCCGACCTGCTCGAGGGCGAAGTTCAGCGCGTTGTTCTCGGTGGTGATGATCAAGTCGAGCGGGATCGACGTGTACCGTTTTTGCAGCAGGGTGCGCAGCTCGGGGAGGTAGAGGGCAGGCATCGTCCTCGTGATGCCGATCTCCTCGACCAGGAACTCCACATCCACGCCCCGCTCCCTGAAAACCGAGAATATCCCCTGGTTCACTTTCGCCGTCCAGAGGTCTTCCGTCGTGTAGCTGTTCAATATGAGGATCCGCTTGCGTTCGGCCGAGGCAGGAAGCTCTCCCGCCAGGCATGCCAGCACAAGCGCAGTCGCCATAAGCAGCGTCAACCTTCGGAGCATGGTATGGAACAGAGGCATTATTACTCCTTCCCCCACTTTCGCCGACCCGGGCATGCGTAGTCGACGGCGCTTCTTCCCGCTTGGAATCCCGTGCTCCAGCACATCTGCAGGTTGAAACCGCCGGTCGGGCCGTCAATATCGATGATTTCTCCAGCAAAAAACAGGTTCTCCGCGATCTTCGAGCGCATGCTGCGAGGGTCAATCTCGTCCAAAGCCACTCCCCCCGCTGTTACGATGGCCCAGTCGAATCCCAGGAGCCCCTTCGGGGTCAGGCGATATCCTTTCAGCGCGGATGCGATCTCTGAGATGGCGTCGTTGCCGATACCATCCACCCTCGCTACCTCGGGGATTCGAACGGAGCGAAGAAAGGCCGGAATGAAGTCCGCAGGCAGAATATCGCCCAAAGAATCCTTGAGCACTCTTCCGGAGAATTTTTCAAAATCCCTCTTGATTCTCCTGCAAAGCACATCCTCCGAGAGAGCCGGCTTCAGGTCGATTATGAGCTCGGCCTCCCCCGAGTTCAACGCCGCCGCTATCTCCTTGCTCATGTCCATCGCTATCGACCCGCTGATCCCGAACTTCGTGAGCAAGAGTTCGCCGAAACGGTCGGCCAGTACTCTCCCGCCCTGCCGGAGTACAAGGGACACGTTGCGCAGCGTAAGTCCCCACGCGCACCGGGGCCACCGCTCGACTGTCGTCACGGGGCACAGAGCGGGCACGGGAGGGACTATCGTGTGCCCGGCTTTGCTCGCCAGGCGGTAGCCGTCGCCGGTCGACCCGGTCTTCGGAAAGGATTTGCCTCCTGTGCACAGGACGAACGCATCTCCCTCGACAGTTCCGTTCGAAGTGATCAGGCGGCGGATACGTCCATCATTTATTTCGACATCAAGCACGCCGGCTCCGCAGCGCACCTCCGCCCCGCCGCTGCAAGCTCGCCGGAGAAGGGCGTCGAGGACATCTCGGGCGTCTCCGGAGGCGGGATATACCCTCCTCCCGCGCTCGATCGAGAGCTCTATTCCCAGCGATCTGAAGAAGTCCATCGTCTCGGACGGGCCGAACCTGGAGAAGACGGAGTAAAGGAACTTGCCGTTGTGCCCGAATTTTGCAAGAAAACTCCCCGTGTCGTCCTCCGAACTGGTCAGGTTGCAGCGCCCCTTCCCGGTCAGCAGCAGCTTCTCCCCCGCCGACCGGTTCTTCTCCAGCAGGATCGTTCGGGCGCCTCCGACCGCGGCTTCCCCCGCCGCGATGAGCCCTGCGGGGCCCGCTCCTATCACCACGACTCGCCCAGCGCTCAAAGGGGACCTTCCTTCGCGCCTCCCGGCATGGAGAGTGAAATACGGTTTCGCTGCAGGTCCGTCTCCATCACCGTAACCCTTACCCTGTCGCCTGGTTGCGGCGTCATCCCGCGAGGTATTCGGCTTTTGTGGAGGAGACCCTCCTGCTGCACGCCTATATCCACGAATGCGCCGAACGAGGTCGTGTTTGTCACTATTCCCGGAAGCTCCATGCCCGGCGAGAGGTCTTGAATTTTTTCCACTCCGTCGGCGAACTCGAACGGTTCAAAGACATCTCGCACGTCCCGCCCCGGGCGTTTCATCTCGTCGATTATATCGTTCAGGGTCGGAAGACCGGCGTCCGGCGATACATACTTGCCGACGTCCAGTCTATCGCAAAGCTCGGGGTTCTCAAGCAGCTCCGCCAACGAGCATTCCAGGTCCGATGCCATCCTCTCGACCAATGGGTATCGCTCAGGATGCACCGACGACCCGTCCAACGGGTTGTCACCTCCCCTGATGCGCAGGAAGCCCGCCGCCTGTTCAAATGTCTTTGGTCCGAGCCGCGGCACGTCAAGCAGCTCTCCCCTGGACCTGAAGGGCCCGTTGTTCTGACGATGCTGCACGATTCGAGACGCCGCGGCGGGTCCTATGCCCGACACGTGCGACAAGAGCTCCGGCCCGGCGGTGTTCAGATCGACCCCCACTGCGTTCACGCATGATTCGACGACCGTGGCGAGGGCGCTCTTCAGCCCCTTCTGATCCACGTCGTGCTGATACTGTCCGACTCCGATCGATTTCGGATCTATCTTGACGAGCTCCGCGAGGGGGTCCAGCAACCTCCTGCCGATGGAGACAGCCCCCCTGACCGTGATGTCCTTGTCCGGAAACTCCCTGCGCGCGGCCTCGGACGCGGAGTAGATCGAGGCGCCGCTCTCGTTGACCATCGCGACCACGACTTGCTCCGGAAGGCCCAGTCTTCTTATGAATCGCTCCGTCTCTCTGCCGGCGGTACCGTTGCCTATCGCCACCGCCTCTATTTTATAATCGGTCACGGCCTTTAGAATTTCGTCCGCGCTTTTTTTCTCCTCCGACCTGGGCGGGTGTGGGAAGATCACTCCCTCGTGCAGCAGGTCTCCCTGGGCGTTAAGGCATACAAACTTGCAACCGGTGCGAAAGCCGGGATCGAGAGCCAGTATGTTCCTGGGCCCGAGGGGAGGGGCCATCAGGACCTTGCGCACGTTCTTGGCGAAGACCCCTATCGCCTCCCTGTCAGCCCGGTTTTTCAGCGCGTTGCGAAGCTCTGTCTCCATCGAGGGCGCAAGCAGACGCCTGTAACCGCCGACGATAGCCTCGCTCACGAGTGTGGAGTCGGCGGCTGCGCCCTTTATGAACAGGTCGCGAAGGATTCGGAGGGCCTCCTCTTCGGGGGGGAGTATCGACAGCGACAGGAGCTTCTCCCTCTCTCCCCTGAGCATGGCCAGCACCCTGTGAGAAGGGGCGTGCGCCGCCCGCTCCTCCCAGTCGAACCAGTCCCTGTAGTTGGCCGCCTCCTGTTCCTTGCCCCTTGCGCACCTGCTGGTTAGCCTTCCCCTTCTCGCGAACAGAACCCGCATTCTCCTGCGTGCGATTATGTCCTCGCTTATCCTCTCGGCGATTATGTCCCTGGCGCCCTCGAGAGCCTCTTCGGTCGTGGCGGTCCCTCCCTCCGCGGAGACGAAAGCCGCCGCCAGTTCGACCGGGTCGGTCCCGTCCTGCATGAGAAGCCTGTCCGCAAGAGGCCCGAGCCCCTTTTCGGCGGCTACCGAGGCCCTGGTTTTTCTTTTGGGACGATGGGGAAGGTAGATATCCTCGAGCTCGGTGATCGAGCCGGCCGCCATCAGCTTCCGCTCCAATTCGGGTGTCAGCGCGGCCCTCCCCTCAAGGGAGGACAGAATGCTTCCCCTCCTCGCTTCCAGGGCATCAAGCCGCTCGGACAGGTCCTTGATCGATATTATCGACTCCTCGTCCAGGGCGCCGGTAGCTTCCTTCCTGTAGCGCGCGATAAAGGGGACGGTACAGCCCTCCTCAAGGAGCTTTAAAACAGCCTTCACAGAGGCCGTCGGCATTTTCAGGTTCGTTGATATGCGATTGCTTCGTTCTGCGAACATGCTCCACTACCTCTCATGGGCGATTTTGGTCGAAGTTTGCCGATACAATCATTCTAGCACGATGAATACCGAGTTGAAATATCGTGATACAATCTTCGAAGAAAAGGGAGACTTGGTATATGGAAAAGGGTATGCACCTCGGTCTTTACAGGAGGTATATTTTAGGCATCAGGATGCCGCCGAATATAGAGCGGTTCAGAGGAAAGGCGATACTGCATTTTTCCGACACGCCCTCGACTTTTTACGGCGCTATGCGGCACATCATCGCCCTGCTGAACCCCCTGTACATAGTTCACACGGGCGACCTGGCCGACGAGATAAAGCTCGAGCTGCACCCGGGGGAGCTTCCCCTCTACAAAAAGAAGCTGGTGGAGCTCGTCCGGGTTCTCTCCCCGGTCCAAGGGGACCGGGTCGTCATAGTGATCGGAAATCACGACCACGAGGAGAGCGTGCGCGGCCTCTTCCCGGGCGGGCAAGTGCTCGATGGGAGGGGCAGGGTCGACCTGCTCGGCATGGAGCTGAACCTGAGCCACACGAGAGAGGACCTGCTGATGCCGTTGTCGCGTTTCAACCTGTTCGGGCACTCCTGTCCGCTGGACGAACAGGGAGACAAGGAGAACATCCTTCTCAACGGGTTGCACGCGGTTCACGCCCTTCACGTGGAGTCGGGGGAGGTTTTGTCGATCGCCTACCCGGCGTATGTCGACGACGCGCGTTTCAACAGGAAGAAGATAGGTCTATAAAGAAAAGGAGGTGCTTGCATGCTTCCGATCGTCCGCGGCGGTCCTCGCATAATGATCCTCAAGGGCGAGCGCGAAGAGCTGGACCGTGTTCTGGCCGAGGCCTTCCCGGTCGCGCTTCATACTTTTCAAAGCGCCATAGACGCCGCAGGAGAGGGGCAGACCATCGTGGCGCTTCACGGGGATGGCGAGAGGGGGCGCAGGGAATACCGGGTGCTTCCCTCGTCGTCGGACGACGTCCTGGCCGTGCTCTTGAACAGGGCTGCCGGCATCCTCGACTCGGTCCGCCTGCTTCCCAGGATCCTCTTCTTCAGGATAATAGGCGACTCCGAAAGGGTACTGGAGCAGATGGAGGCCGACCTTGACGAGGGCGTCATCCCAGATGCAGTCGTCAAAAGAGGAAGGCTGAGGTCACTCCTCGGAGTCCACAGGAGCAACGAGATAGCGATATGCTTTACCAGGGCGTCCCTCAGAGGGCCCGTCGCAGTATCCGACTTTATGGACGAAGTGCTTCTAGTCGACGGAGTTTTCTACCACGATCTTTACGCTTTTCTTCGAAACCGCGCTCTCTGGTTCTTCACGGAGGGACTGGAGAACCGCACGTGGAACGAGATGGAGATCAGGGTGTACGACACTTGGGGATACTACATGGACCACGTAAAACGACTGCGCACCGTGCTCGACTCTCTCGAGATCGGCATGATTCTCGGCGAGGGGTGGGGAAAGGACTTTGGCCACATCCTCATCCCTGTGCGCGTCTACAGGCTGCGCCTCTTCTCCTTTCTCTCCCCGGAGCAGGTCAAGGAGATCCTGGTCGGACTCGAGTACGCGGAGGACGGGGACAGGCTTGTCGATTACGATCTCTACCACGGAAAGGATAAGATCTCCTGGGGCGGCATGAAAAGGGAAAGGGGACCGAGGGACCAGATCGGCAAGACGGCGCGGGAGAAGCTCTTCTCCAGCCTCAAAAGCAACGATCGGGAGCTACTGCAGAAGCTCGAGGAGAGGGTTGTCACGCTGAGAAAGAGCAGGGAAACGGGGGGTTAGAGGACGGCGAGGCCCGGGCCGGAAGTAGGACTTGTATTCATCGACTTCGTAGAAAAAGACTATCTCCTTGCATATTTCTCGCTCATGAGATTATACTTGTAACATCGAGGGGTATTCTTCCAGAGAACAGAAGCGGCGGACTTTTATCGCATTCCCGCCTCGGCGGACAGGCCGGAGAGGCGTATTCGCCTCCCTCGCGCCCTTGCCGCGAAGCGGTCCGATATACGTAGATCGTCAACTACGAAGGAGGTCGCAAACTATGGAAGTGCTGAGGGTCTCTGCAAAGTCACAGCCGAAGTCGGTCGCGGGCGCTATTGCAGCGGTGTTGCGGGAAAAAGGAG is from Synergistaceae bacterium and encodes:
- a CDS encoding NAD(P)/FAD-dependent oxidoreductase, producing the protein MSAGRVVVIGAGPAGLIAAGEAAVGGARTILLEKNRSAGEKLLLTGKGRCNLTSSEDDTGSFLAKFGHNGKFLYSVFSRFGPSETMDFFRSLGIELSIERGRRVYPASGDARDVLDALLRRACSGGAEVRCGAGVLDVEINDGRIRRLITSNGTVEGDAFVLCTGGKSFPKTGSTGDGYRLASKAGHTIVPPVPALCPVTTVERWPRCAWGLTLRNVSLVLRQGGRVLADRFGELLLTKFGISGSIAMDMSKEIAAALNSGEAELIIDLKPALSEDVLCRRIKRDFEKFSGRVLKDSLGDILPADFIPAFLRSVRIPEVARVDGIGNDAISEIASALKGYRLTPKGLLGFDWAIVTAGGVALDEIDPRSMRSKIAENLFFAGEIIDIDGPTGGFNLQMCWSTGFQAGRSAVDYACPGRRKWGKE
- a CDS encoding RNA-binding transcriptional accessory protein, coding for MFAERSNRISTNLKMPTASVKAVLKLLEEGCTVPFIARYRKEATGALDEESIISIKDLSERLDALEARRGSILSSLEGRAALTPELERKLMAAGSITELEDIYLPHRPKRKTRASVAAEKGLGPLADRLLMQDGTDPVELAAAFVSAEGGTATTEEALEGARDIIAERISEDIIARRRMRVLFARRGRLTSRCARGKEQEAANYRDWFDWEERAAHAPSHRVLAMLRGEREKLLSLSILPPEEEALRILRDLFIKGAAADSTLVSEAIVGGYRRLLAPSMETELRNALKNRADREAIGVFAKNVRKVLMAPPLGPRNILALDPGFRTGCKFVCLNAQGDLLHEGVIFPHPPRSEEKKSADEILKAVTDYKIEAVAIGNGTAGRETERFIRRLGLPEQVVVAMVNESGASIYSASEAARREFPDKDITVRGAVSIGRRLLDPLAELVKIDPKSIGVGQYQHDVDQKGLKSALATVVESCVNAVGVDLNTAGPELLSHVSGIGPAAASRIVQHRQNNGPFRSRGELLDVPRLGPKTFEQAAGFLRIRGGDNPLDGSSVHPERYPLVERMASDLECSLAELLENPELCDRLDVGKYVSPDAGLPTLNDIIDEMKRPGRDVRDVFEPFEFADGVEKIQDLSPGMELPGIVTNTTSFGAFVDIGVQQEGLLHKSRIPRGMTPQPGDRVRVTVMETDLQRNRISLSMPGGAKEGPL
- a CDS encoding metallophosphoesterase, with product MEKGMHLGLYRRYILGIRMPPNIERFRGKAILHFSDTPSTFYGAMRHIIALLNPLYIVHTGDLADEIKLELHPGELPLYKKKLVELVRVLSPVQGDRVVIVIGNHDHEESVRGLFPGGQVLDGRGRVDLLGMELNLSHTREDLLMPLSRFNLFGHSCPLDEQGDKENILLNGLHAVHALHVESGEVLSIAYPAYVDDARFNRKKIGL